The proteins below are encoded in one region of Gemmatimonadota bacterium:
- a CDS encoding phytanoyl-CoA dioxygenase family protein: protein MTEEEKYLFDLNGYLVVKNVLTEDELALANEAVDRHLDKGRIRPREQRLDGDSPALEGTHGRGELGSLIHWDEPWCNPFRDMLAHPRIVPYLNEILGKGFRIDHQMFLLWMDKGAEGHRFHGSSGPGFDPNQYYIFRDGKMHNGLTVVSIQLTDVNAGDGGLSLIPGSHKSNYPCPLEMRLYQKHQEHIRQITCKAGDAIIFTEAVTHGTLPWKANHPRRSTLTRYTAGNMAYVRAYDIPEWANERQRAVMEPPYHTRLNRPTLEE, encoded by the coding sequence ATGACCGAAGAAGAAAAATATCTCTTTGACCTCAACGGGTATCTCGTCGTTAAAAACGTTTTGACCGAAGACGAACTCGCCCTGGCGAACGAAGCGGTTGACCGCCACCTCGACAAGGGGCGTATTCGCCCGAGAGAACAGCGTCTTGATGGCGACTCACCAGCCCTTGAAGGCACGCATGGTCGCGGCGAACTCGGCAGCCTCATCCACTGGGACGAACCCTGGTGCAATCCCTTCCGCGACATGCTGGCACACCCTCGCATAGTGCCTTACCTCAACGAAATACTCGGCAAAGGCTTTCGCATCGATCACCAGATGTTTCTGCTGTGGATGGACAAAGGAGCCGAAGGCCATCGCTTCCACGGCTCCTCTGGACCTGGATTTGACCCCAACCAGTATTATATATTCAGAGATGGCAAAATGCACAACGGCCTCACCGTCGTCTCCATCCAACTCACCGATGTCAACGCAGGCGACGGCGGCCTCTCCCTCATACCCGGATCACACAAAAGCAATTACCCCTGTCCGCTGGAAATGCGCCTCTACCAGAAACACCAGGAACACATCCGCCAGATCACCTGTAAGGCAGGCGACGCAATCATCTTCACCGAAGCCGTCACACACGGCACCCTGCCCTGGAAAGCGAATCATCCACGGCGGTCAACGCTCACCCGCTACACCGCCGGCAACATGGCGTATGTACGCGCCTACGACATACCCGAATGGGCAAACGAACGGCAACGCGCAGTCATGGAACCGCCCTATCACACGCGGC